The following DNA comes from Nitrogeniibacter aestuarii.
ACACACCGGCTATCAGGTCGGCGGAACATCCCCTTTCGGGCTGCGAAAACCAATGCCCGTCTTCCTTGAACGCAGCATCCTCGATCTGCCGCTCATCTATATTAATGGCGGAAAGCGTGGCTTTCTTGTCGGCATTCACGCACACGACCTGATGCAGTCCATTTCGCCGACAACGATCAATGCCGCGAAAACGCCGCACGCCTGACTTATGCAAATGCATTATTTTACAAATGATATGTTTTAAATCCTGTTGATAATCCAAAAGTATTAATGCAGAATCAAGGCGCTCTCTCGTTCAATTGACTGCGTCCGTTTTTTTAAATGATGCTTTCGAGATCGAGCATCGAGCGTCGTCACGGGAATCCAACCGCTCGAATCGAGCGACATCAAACAACAAAGGCCTGACATGGATATCAAGCTGAACAAAATGAGCGTTGCGGAGTTGCGCCGCCTTCAGAGCAAGGTCGAAGCCGAGCTGAAGCGACGCGACGACACCGCCAAGAAAGAAGCGCTCAAAGCAATGAAGAAAATCGCCGCGGAGCACGGCGTTGCACTGAGCGATGTGCTGGCAGAAGCCAAGCCCGAGGGTGCGAAGCCCAAGCGCACGCGCAAGGTATCACCGGCCAAGGGCAAGCGCGTTCCGGTGAAATACCGCAATCCGGCAGATCCGACGCAGGGCTGGACGGGTCGCGGTCGCAAGCCGCGCTGGGTTGACGCATGGCTGGCCGACGGCAAATCCCTGGACGAATTGCTCGTCAAGTAAGCCGCCATTCGCTGCTGAAAACAGAAAAGCCGCGTCACAGCGGCTTTTCTGTTTTTTGCGAGAACGACGAGTCAGTCCGTATCGAAAATGGCACGGCCATCGCGGCCGCGCTGAATGAACACGCCAACACGCCGCACATCCTTCATGATGCCGATCTTCGCGATGCGCAATTTCACCCATGGCGCGCCGAACTCGTCAAAAAGCATGGCAACCACGTGCTCTCCAAGCGTTTCGATCAGATTGAAATGGCGCTCGGCCAGGTCCTCGCGAATGCGCTTGATCACCTCGGCATAATCGATCGTGTCGTCGATATCATCACGCTCGGCCGCTGCATCGGGCACACCGAACGTCAGATTCAGTTCAAGCACTTGCGGTGCGACGCGCTCCCGCGGATAAATGCCGACCCGGGCCTTGACGCGCAACTCTTCGATGAAGATGAAATCCATACAGACTTCCGACTAGAATTGCGAGCATTCTAGCTGAACGGGGCAATCAGAGCCGCCCTGCTATTTTCTGATGACCACACTCACCCTTGTCTTCGTCGTTTTGGCCTACCTGATCGGCTCGGTGCCATTTGCCGTGCTCAGCAGCAAGATGTTCGGACTCGCCGACCCCAGGAGCTACGGATCGGGCAACCCGGGCGCAACCAACGTGTTGCGCTCAGGGAAGAAATCCGCCGCCATCCTGACACTGGTCGGTGATGCCCTCAAAGGCACGCTGGCCGTCTGGATCATGGCGCATTTCGGCTCATCCGCGCCGCTGGCCATTGCCCTGGCGGGACTGGCTGCATTCCTCGGCCACGTCTATCCGGTCACGCTCGGTTTCAAGGGTGGCAAAGGCGTTGCAACGGCGATCGGCGTATTGGGAGCGTTCAGCGGATGGCTGGCCTTGGCGTGCGCGGCCGTGTGGGCACTGGTCGCGCTGATCTTCAAATATTCGTCACTTGCGGCCTTGATGGCATCACTGGCCGCTCCGCTGATGGCCCACTTCCTGATCGGCGAACCCGCCATCACTGCAGCGTGCGTCATCATGGCGGCCCTGTTGATCTACCGCCATCTGACGAACATCAAACGCCTGATGGCGGGGACAGAACCCCGGATCGGAAAGAAATAGGCAATCGGCGACTCAGCCCGCAGGCGCTGCGAGCGTATCGAGGGGCCAACGCGGCTTGACGGTGACAGCACCGTCCGTCTGGCCGCTCGCGCCCGCGGCAAACCGCATCGCCCCGGCAAACGCAATCATGGCACCGTTGTCCGTGCACAGCTCGGGTTCAGGGTAGAAAACCCGCCACTGGCGCCGCCGCGCCATTTCGTCGAGCGCCGCGCGCAGGGCTCGGTTGGCCCCGACGCCGCCGGCCACCACCAGCCGGGACATGCCGGTGTTTTTCAAGGCCTGGCGCGCCTTGCGGGACAACACGTCAATCACGGCCGACTGAAACTCCGCCGCCACATCTTCCGACGCATGACGACCGTCTCTGAGCGCCGTCATCACCGCCGTCTTCAATCCGCTGAAACTGAAGTTCAGGTCACCCGAGTGGATCATCGGTCGCGGCAGATTGACCCGCCCTGCCACGCCTTTGTCAGCCAGCGCAGCCAGTGCAGGGCCGCCGGGGTACGGCAGCCCCATGAGCTTTGCGGTTTTATCGAAAGCCTCACCCGCGGCATCGTCGACCGATTCACCCAGCAAGGTGTATTCGCCCACACCGGTCACAGCCATCAGCTGGGTATGTCCGCCCGACACCAGTAGGGCGACAAACGGGAACGCGGGCGGTTCGGCAGAAAGCAAAGGGGAGAGCAAATGCCCTTCCAGATGGTGTATTGGCAGTGAGGGTACGCCAAGGGCCGCCGCCATCGCCTCGGCGGTACCGGCCGCCACCAGGAGGGCCCCTGCCAGCCCCGGCCCGGCGGTGTAGGCGATACCATCCAAGTCCGCCAGCGCAAGACCGGCATCATCAAGCACCTGCCGGACCAGCGCCGGCAAGCGGCGCACATGATCTCGGGACGCCAACTCGGGCACCACGCCACCATAGGCGGCATGCAGGTCAATTTGTGAATGCACCCGGTGCGCCCGCAACCCTGCTTGGGTGTCGTACACCGCAACCCCGGTTTCGTCGCAAGAACTCTCCAGCCCCAAAACAATCATGACGACCTCACTGAATGACGCGCCATTTTAACGCGGCAGACAAACGGCCTCGAAAAAACCCGCATGTGGACTTGGCATTTGCTGCGTACACGAATATAATGCACGGCTTTCAGTCCAAATTTCAGGCGAAGGAACAGGCAATGCCGGGCATCCGCGTTAAAGAAAACGAGCCGTTTGAGGTCGCAATCCGTCGCTTCAAGCGCACCATCGAAAAGGCAGGCACGCTGACTGAGCTGCGTTCCCGCGAGTTCTACGAAAAGCCGACCGCTGAGCGCAAGCGCAAGCTGGCCGCCGCAGTGAAGCGCCATCACAAGCGCCTGCGCAGCCAGATGCTGCCGCCGAAGATGTACTGAGCCTTAACAGGCCAGTCATCCCGCCACGACCGGCGCAGCCAACGCTGCGCTCGTCGTGGTTTTTGCGTTTAACGGTCAGGAGTTTTTGCCATGTCCCTCAAAGTACAGATCCAGGACGACATGAAGGCAGCCATGCGCGCGCGCGACAGCGAGCGCCTATCGGCCCTGCGCTTCCTGCTTGCCAATATCAAGCAGAAGGAAGTGGACAGCCAGGCCGAGCTGGACGATGCCGGCGTCACGGCCGTGATTGAAAAGCAACTCAAACAGCGCAAGGATTCGGCCAAGCAGTACGCCGACGCCGGCCGCACCGATCTGGCCGACAAGGAAAACTTCGAGATCACCGTTCTTGAGGCCTACATGCCCGAGCAGATGTCCGAAGCCGATATCGACGCTGCCATCGCACGGGCCATGGCCGAGACAGGCGCAAAAGCCCCCGCCGACATGGGCAAATTGATGGGCAAGCTCAAAGGCGATCTGGCGGGCAAGGCCGACATGGGCGCCGTCTCCGCACGCGTCAAGCAAGCACTGGCCGGTTGAATCCGGCCGATCTGCCGTGATTCCACAGTCCTTCATCCAGGACCTGCTCGCTCGCGTCGACATCGTCGACGTGATCGAGCGCCATGTACCGCTCAAGAAAAAGGGCGCGAACTATTTCGCCTGCTGCCCCTTCCACGGTGAAAAATCGGCATCGTTTTCCGTGAGCCCCTCGAAACAGTTCTACCACTGCTTCGGTTGCGGCGCCCACGGCAGCGCCATTGGCTTCTTGATGGAATACGCAGGCCTGGGCTACGTGGAAGCCATTCATGAGCTTGCTCGGCAACTGGGCGTTGAAGTCCCTGAAGAGAAACGATACGGCCAGCGGGAGCATGCGCCGGCCAACCGCTCACTGACAGATCTGATGAGCCAGGCGGCGCGCTTCTAT
Coding sequences within:
- a CDS encoding H-NS histone family protein, whose protein sequence is MDIKLNKMSVAELRRLQSKVEAELKRRDDTAKKEALKAMKKIAAEHGVALSDVLAEAKPEGAKPKRTRKVSPAKGKRVPVKYRNPADPTQGWTGRGRKPRWVDAWLADGKSLDELLVK
- the tsaD gene encoding tRNA (adenosine(37)-N6)-threonylcarbamoyltransferase complex transferase subunit TsaD, with product MIVLGLESSCDETGVAVYDTQAGLRAHRVHSQIDLHAAYGGVVPELASRDHVRRLPALVRQVLDDAGLALADLDGIAYTAGPGLAGALLVAAGTAEAMAAALGVPSLPIHHLEGHLLSPLLSAEPPAFPFVALLVSGGHTQLMAVTGVGEYTLLGESVDDAAGEAFDKTAKLMGLPYPGGPALAALADKGVAGRVNLPRPMIHSGDLNFSFSGLKTAVMTALRDGRHASEDVAAEFQSAVIDVLSRKARQALKNTGMSRLVVAGGVGANRALRAALDEMARRRQWRVFYPEPELCTDNGAMIAFAGAMRFAAGASGQTDGAVTVKPRWPLDTLAAPAG
- the rpsU gene encoding 30S ribosomal protein S21; this encodes MPGIRVKENEPFEVAIRRFKRTIEKAGTLTELRSREFYEKPTAERKRKLAAAVKRHHKRLRSQMLPPKMY
- a CDS encoding GatB/YqeY domain-containing protein produces the protein MSLKVQIQDDMKAAMRARDSERLSALRFLLANIKQKEVDSQAELDDAGVTAVIEKQLKQRKDSAKQYADAGRTDLADKENFEITVLEAYMPEQMSEADIDAAIARAMAETGAKAPADMGKLMGKLKGDLAGKADMGAVSARVKQALAG
- the plsY gene encoding glycerol-3-phosphate 1-O-acyltransferase PlsY, translating into MTTLTLVFVVLAYLIGSVPFAVLSSKMFGLADPRSYGSGNPGATNVLRSGKKSAAILTLVGDALKGTLAVWIMAHFGSSAPLAIALAGLAAFLGHVYPVTLGFKGGKGVATAIGVLGAFSGWLALACAAVWALVALIFKYSSLAALMASLAAPLMAHFLIGEPAITAACVIMAALLIYRHLTNIKRLMAGTEPRIGKK
- a CDS encoding dihydroneopterin aldolase, whose product is MDFIFIEELRVKARVGIYPRERVAPQVLELNLTFGVPDAAAERDDIDDTIDYAEVIKRIREDLAERHFNLIETLGEHVVAMLFDEFGAPWVKLRIAKIGIMKDVRRVGVFIQRGRDGRAIFDTD